The genomic window GAGGTTGAGCAACAGTCAGTGCCTTTAAAGTTATGCTAaaccttatttttttcttttattattttatttttttttgctgtaaacagAGTAATGACTCATTATATTGAAATGCATTAATGATGGTTATACTGCAAACAAAAATCTGTCTTTCATAGGTTAAAACAGTGTGacttttaactttttgtttgaaaATCTTGCAAAAACTGGGTAAAACTTGTCAGTCCACAGTTTAAagctgatatttaaaaaaatattctttGTGTGGCAGCTTTACATAATcagtcaatataaatgaaatatcaTCTTCCAGGACTTTCAGGACTCTGTATAACTTAGATGCTCAGTTCAAAAGGGATCCAGTTGTTAATAACTTATATTAAGGGTTAATTTGTGACAGTTAAATGGTACAAAAAGTCATTCTtacatcagcctttaaaaataTACATTGTCAGTTGGCCTCTGCTGGATGTTTACACGTTTGTATTATAGTCTTCATTCCTCTTATCTCCAGCAACAACTGCCCATGGTGTTTGATGCCTCGATCACAGGCGAAAGGTGGATGGGTGAAGCGGTCATTCCTTGGGGTTATTTTCCTCCCAATGTCAACAAAATGAACGCCTATGCCATCCATGGCTCAGGCAAGGAACGTACCTATGAGGCTCTCTACTCCATCCCCAAAGAGGAGTTAGTGGAAGGCCAGAAACCAAACTTGTGAGTAGTTTTGAAACATATGAAATcacattaagctttttttttactgtccaaCATCTATGATCTCACTggcaaaatcaaaatcttaccaaatgcatttttcctcatttctagtcaaaatatctcatcacacttaaaataagacatcatcacctaaagagtaacttttcagtgagatatttattttttatttatttatttattttgcacaacaacaaatcaaacattaggacaaacaaagaaacaaattgtgcaggtgagatcagaaaaccctgtAGGGCTTATAAAATTTATCTtacctcattacagcattagcttaaAGAAAGACATGAGGAATAAAGCAGTAATATACAAagtacaataaaaatataaacagagaataaaagaataagagcatgtgtaagtgtgtgtaagggtaaaaacttatttttagacaatagatcttgaaaatctcatttcaagaaatcttatcaagataatttttgcttgttccataggcagattttttgcttaattcaagattttttttttttttcttaattcaagcagaaaaatctgccagtggaacaagtgaaaattattttggtaagatttcttgaaataacattttcaagatctgttgtctaaaaataagttcttatatctcacttacaagttactctttagtgattatgtatttttacctccaccaattgtaacagcagaggttatgttttcatcggggtttgtctgtctgtttgtctgtctgttagtaagataactcaaaaagttatggatggattttcattaaattttcaggaaatgttgatactggcataaggaacaaatgattcaattttggtggtgatggggggtgcagattttttgtttgttcgtctgtctgttagctagataactcaaaaatttatggacggatttggatgaaattttcaggaaatgttgatactggcacaaggaacaaatgattaaatttgggtggtgattggggggggggggggggggggggggctgatctgccttgatggaggtctctgctctccgagtgcttttctagttttaagtgtgataagatattttgactagaaatgagaaaaatacacttggtatgattttgatttttgcagtgatggGGTTAATAGTAAGTGTaactatataaaataaaattaaaaaaaacactttagtTTTTAAGAATTCTCtaaaattctttcatttttctctctgtctctttcagcCACCTCCTGCAGTATTTCAAAAATTTCCGACTCCAAAGCATCATGGGAGAAGATTGGGTTCAGCCAGAGTCAGATCTGTGGAAGGGAAAGCTGTGAGGcggctttttttctgtctctcccgCTTTATATTTCCTTCCCACACCCCAtttcccaacacacacacacacacacacataacatggAGCAGGGCGGTAGTACAAACACTCACTGGcgtaaaaaaaagaacaaagggCAATCAATTTTTATTAGTTAATGATGTCAAACAATATGATGTGTAATATGTTATCAGCTTGTAAAAATGCATTAGACTTCACACACATCCATACaggcatgcagacacacacacacacacacaca from Sphaeramia orbicularis chromosome 1, fSphaOr1.1, whole genome shotgun sequence includes these protein-coding regions:
- the c1h4orf33 gene encoding UPF0462 protein C4orf33 homolog isoform X2, yielding MQFEIQHTWDSNPVDHDPIRITFSPGEGGLKMQVFGPFFNDPPAPAGPPGHAFPGLWDYEVVEAFFLDSTKENYLEVEVCPHGQHLILLLSGVGQAFVQQLPMVFDASITGERWMGEAVIPWGYFPPNVNKMNAYAIHGSGKERTYEALYSIPKEELVEGQKPNFHLLQYFKNFRLQSIMGEDWVQPESDLWKGKL